The Haloplanus sp. CK5-1 genome contains a region encoding:
- a CDS encoding DUF92 domain-containing protein yields MTSTLRRAGGFAAVGTLALAAPELGRAAAAPFAIVALLAAFVIDEGPAFDLFARPQDRRDGRLNGLAGFALAATGLAILSTAPRASMPTAVFVAAVFVVGYGNVGACAVERVDTDPFRVVAGFSLVAFAAAVAGQLVVGWTLGSSRPVPTVVFLAAAGALVAALLRSMLFERDDPIVMLSTGLLLWLFEGIGVGPGFEEVGVALGVTVALGYASYRTGTASVPGMVTGVLLGLLTIVFGGFGWFAVLIAFFGIGGLSAKYRYEEKRSRGVAEDNEGARGSGNVLGNAAVALIAVIGFAASAEFPVEGALFRFAFTGSLAAAMSDTLSSEIGVLFDRPRLITTLQRVDPGTDGGITWQGYLVGVVGAGVVAGVAVALFGFDRPALAAATVVCGGVAGMTVDSILGAVLEGGRVGNQTVNFLGTLAGAITSAGLAVLLL; encoded by the coding sequence GTGACGTCCACCCTTCGGCGGGCGGGAGGGTTCGCGGCGGTCGGGACGCTCGCGCTCGCCGCCCCCGAACTCGGACGTGCGGCCGCCGCCCCCTTCGCCATCGTCGCGCTTCTCGCGGCGTTCGTGATCGACGAGGGACCGGCGTTCGACCTGTTCGCCCGGCCACAGGACCGTCGCGACGGCCGCCTCAACGGACTGGCCGGCTTCGCGCTGGCGGCCACGGGGCTGGCGATCCTGTCGACGGCACCCCGGGCGTCGATGCCGACTGCCGTCTTCGTCGCGGCGGTGTTTGTCGTCGGTTACGGCAACGTCGGCGCGTGTGCCGTCGAACGGGTCGACACCGATCCGTTCCGCGTCGTCGCGGGCTTCAGCCTCGTCGCCTTCGCCGCTGCCGTCGCCGGGCAACTGGTCGTCGGGTGGACCCTCGGTTCGTCCCGGCCGGTGCCGACCGTCGTCTTCCTCGCCGCGGCCGGCGCGCTGGTGGCGGCGCTCCTTCGATCGATGCTGTTCGAACGCGACGATCCCATCGTGATGCTGTCGACCGGGCTCCTGCTCTGGCTGTTCGAGGGTATCGGCGTCGGTCCGGGGTTCGAGGAAGTCGGCGTCGCACTCGGCGTGACGGTCGCCCTCGGCTACGCCTCGTATCGCACCGGTACGGCGTCCGTTCCGGGTATGGTGACCGGCGTGTTGCTCGGTCTGCTCACCATCGTCTTCGGCGGCTTCGGGTGGTTCGCCGTCCTCATCGCCTTCTTCGGGATCGGTGGCCTCTCCGCGAAGTACCGGTACGAGGAGAAGCGCTCGCGAGGGGTCGCCGAGGACAACGAGGGGGCACGGGGAAGTGGCAACGTCCTCGGCAACGCCGCCGTCGCCCTGATCGCCGTCATCGGCTTCGCCGCGAGCGCCGAGTTCCCGGTCGAGGGCGCGCTCTTTCGCTTCGCCTTCACCGGGTCGCTCGCCGCCGCGATGAGCGACACCCTGTCGAGCGAAATCGGCGTCCTGTTCGACCGACCACGACTCATCACGACGCTCCAACGCGTCGATCCCGGCACCGACGGCGGGATCACGTGGCAGGGGTATCTCGTCGGCGTCGTCGGGGCTGGAGTCGTCGCCGGCGTCGCCGTCGCCCTGTTCGGTTTCGACCGGCCGGCGCTCGCGGCGGCGACCGTCGTCTGTGGCGGCGTCGCCGGCATGACCGTCGACAGCATCCTCGGCGCGGTGCTCGAAGGCGGGCGCGTCGGCAACCAGACCGTCAACTTCCTCGGCACGCTCGCCGGAGCTATCACGAGCGCCGGCCTCGCCGTCCTGTTGCTGTGA
- the cofH gene encoding 7,8-didemethyl-8-hydroxy-5-deazariboflavin synthase subunit CofH, which yields MSDPAEAVAAFDHVPETDQHFENALAKARDGHRLTVADGVELLTTGTDSSGIDPVRKERVLEAADHRRAEVVGDDVTFVANLNNNVTTACDTGCLFCNFKDRASTFETDAPDDHGGFTKTPAESRQAVEDALDMGIYEVCSVSGLHPAFALDSDHRELLASHPDPERVNYRPPDAYTTSPGTYAEQIRAMSVDGVHVHSITPEEAYHARRGTDRSYESVYRRLREAGLDSVPGTAAEILVDEVRDVICPAKIDTDEWLDAMEGAMAAGLPVTATIMYGHVENEMHRVMHLKRVRDLQDRTGGITEFVPLSFVHERTPLYERGLVDGGASDAEDELMIAVSRLFLDNIENIQTSWTKFGDQKSLKTLSCGANDFMGTLLSEEITKRAGGDYGEFRSVADYVDMVTAIGRRPVERSTDYERRRPIDPDERPHGPRLGPRADGTPMLDTSPPSPADD from the coding sequence ATGAGCGACCCGGCCGAGGCGGTTGCGGCGTTCGATCACGTCCCCGAGACCGACCAGCACTTCGAGAACGCACTCGCGAAAGCCCGGGACGGCCACCGCCTCACCGTCGCCGACGGCGTCGAACTCCTGACGACCGGCACCGACAGCTCCGGAATCGACCCCGTTCGGAAGGAGCGCGTGTTGGAGGCGGCCGACCACCGCCGCGCGGAGGTGGTCGGCGACGACGTCACCTTCGTCGCCAACCTCAACAACAACGTCACGACGGCCTGCGACACTGGCTGTCTGTTCTGTAATTTCAAGGACCGCGCGTCGACGTTCGAGACCGACGCCCCCGACGACCACGGCGGGTTCACCAAGACACCCGCCGAGTCCCGGCAGGCCGTCGAGGACGCCCTCGACATGGGTATCTACGAGGTGTGTTCGGTCAGCGGCCTCCACCCCGCCTTCGCCCTCGATTCTGACCACCGCGAACTGCTCGCCTCTCATCCGGACCCCGAGCGGGTGAACTACCGGCCGCCCGATGCCTACACCACGTCGCCGGGCACGTACGCCGAACAGATCCGCGCCATGTCGGTCGACGGCGTCCACGTCCACTCGATCACGCCCGAGGAGGCCTACCACGCCCGTAGGGGCACCGACCGCTCCTACGAGTCGGTCTACCGCCGCCTCCGCGAGGCCGGCCTCGACAGCGTCCCCGGCACGGCCGCCGAGATACTCGTCGACGAGGTTCGGGACGTGATCTGTCCCGCGAAGATCGACACCGACGAGTGGCTGGACGCGATGGAGGGAGCGATGGCCGCCGGTCTCCCCGTCACCGCGACGATCATGTACGGCCACGTCGAGAACGAGATGCACCGCGTCATGCACCTGAAGCGGGTGCGCGACCTGCAGGACCGCACCGGTGGTATCACCGAGTTCGTCCCCCTCTCTTTCGTCCACGAGCGGACGCCGCTGTACGAACGGGGCCTCGTCGACGGCGGCGCGAGCGACGCCGAGGACGAACTCATGATCGCCGTCTCCCGTCTCTTTCTCGACAACATCGAGAACATCCAGACCTCGTGGACGAAGTTCGGCGACCAGAAGTCGCTGAAGACGCTCTCCTGTGGCGCGAACGACTTCATGGGGACGCTGCTCTCCGAAGAGATTACCAAGCGCGCGGGCGGCGACTACGGCGAGTTTCGGTCGGTCGCCGACTACGTCGACATGGTGACGGCCATCGGCCGGCGGCCGGTCGAGCGCTCGACCGACTACGAGCGCCGTCGCCCGATCGACCCGGACGAGCGGCCCCACGGCCCGCGTCTGGGCCCCCGCGCCGACGGCACGCCGATGCTCGATACCTCCCCCCCATCGCCGGCGGACGACTGA
- a CDS encoding undecaprenyl diphosphate synthase family protein: protein MGLYDRYLALRQRLHDGDPPAHVAFVLTERDLLEQGAYARLERVLGWAFEYGADRVTVSVSVLDEAVVPTLERELRSIDAPRSVAVRAPDDTDPVAAPVQVNVGLGGKGEFAAAVRSLAEEVDAGRLDPADVDGADVERRLIFPDEPDLLVKTGAERLSDFMIWQSVYSELYFTDVNWRDVRKRDYLRAVLDYQNRQRRFGR from the coding sequence GTGGGACTGTACGACCGGTATCTCGCTCTCAGACAGCGCCTCCACGACGGCGACCCTCCCGCGCACGTCGCCTTCGTCCTCACCGAGCGTGACCTGTTGGAACAGGGGGCGTACGCCCGTCTCGAACGCGTCCTCGGCTGGGCGTTCGAGTACGGTGCCGACCGCGTCACCGTCTCGGTGAGCGTCCTCGACGAGGCGGTGGTGCCGACGCTGGAGCGGGAACTCCGATCCATCGACGCCCCCCGATCGGTCGCGGTGCGCGCCCCCGACGACACCGACCCCGTCGCAGCCCCCGTTCAGGTGAACGTCGGCCTCGGCGGCAAGGGGGAGTTCGCCGCCGCCGTCCGCTCGCTCGCCGAGGAGGTCGACGCCGGCCGTCTCGACCCCGCGGACGTCGACGGGGCCGACGTGGAGCGCCGCCTGATCTTTCCCGACGAACCCGACCTCCTCGTCAAGACGGGGGCCGAGCGCCTCTCCGATTTCATGATCTGGCAGTCCGTCTACTCGGAACTCTACTTCACCGACGTGAACTGGCGAGACGTGCGCAAGCGCGACTACCTGCGCGCCGTGCTGGATTATCAGAATCGTCAGCGGAGGTTCGGACGCTGA
- a CDS encoding HAMP domain-containing sensor histidine kinase has translation MAGIGVLLLVGSVSYAVLDRESALVDSAEIALPVICGLLTVGFGRRLQRGNLTHRQIATVALGQVAGSTLFALLMLWIIFIQTLDGDVAPEPWYTLLNGIAIGTFSTGLLGAEYVLVRQERRHVTRQNERLDAFASTVSHDLRNPLNVAQGRIELARERRDSDDLAAASRAHDRMDAMIDDLLELAREGETVDEMVPVDFEAVVERCWRHVDTANGTLDLDATGTVVADRGRLQQLLENLVRNAVEHGSTGNQNSMSSGDAVEHGGADVTVIVGRTDGGFYVADDGPGIPPEHRDEVFGMGYSTTTGGTGFGLGIVENVAEGHGWTVDVTDGANGGARFDVRGVTWRGE, from the coding sequence GTGGCGGGGATAGGCGTCCTGTTGCTCGTCGGCTCCGTGTCCTACGCCGTGTTGGACCGGGAGTCGGCGCTTGTCGATTCGGCGGAGATAGCGCTGCCGGTGATCTGTGGCCTCCTGACGGTCGGGTTCGGACGCCGACTACAGAGAGGTAATCTGACGCACCGACAGATCGCGACGGTCGCACTCGGGCAGGTCGCTGGGTCGACCCTCTTTGCCCTCCTGATGCTGTGGATCATCTTCATCCAGACGCTCGACGGCGACGTAGCCCCGGAGCCGTGGTACACGCTGTTGAACGGCATCGCGATCGGAACGTTCAGTACCGGCTTGCTCGGTGCCGAATACGTGCTGGTTCGGCAGGAGCGACGGCACGTAACGCGACAGAACGAACGACTGGACGCGTTCGCCAGTACCGTCTCACACGACCTCCGGAACCCGCTGAACGTCGCCCAAGGACGGATCGAGTTGGCTCGGGAGCGACGCGACAGCGACGACCTCGCCGCCGCGAGCCGCGCCCACGATCGGATGGACGCGATGATCGACGACCTCCTCGAACTGGCCCGCGAGGGGGAGACAGTCGACGAGATGGTACCGGTCGACTTCGAGGCGGTGGTCGAGCGTTGCTGGCGACACGTCGACACCGCCAACGGGACCCTCGACCTCGACGCCACGGGGACGGTCGTGGCCGACCGCGGACGCCTCCAGCAGTTGCTGGAGAACCTCGTGCGAAACGCTGTCGAGCATGGCTCGACAGGCAACCAGAACTCGATGAGTTCTGGTGACGCCGTCGAACACGGCGGGGCGGACGTGACGGTCATCGTCGGGCGAACCGACGGCGGGTTCTACGTCGCCGACGACGGCCCCGGCATCCCACCCGAGCACCGCGACGAGGTGTTCGGGATGGGCTACTCGACGACGACCGGCGGAACGGGGTTCGGACTCGGGATCGTCGAGAACGTCGCGGAGGGGCACGGCTGGACCGTCGACGTGACCGACGGGGCCAACGGCGGGGCACGGTTCGACGTCCGTGGCGTTACGTGGCGGGGCGAGTGA
- the pdxS gene encoding pyridoxal 5'-phosphate synthase lyase subunit PdxS, which yields MADLEELRRGTELVKRGFARMQKGGVIMDVVNAKQARIAEDCGAVAVMSLEAVPADIRKRGGVARMADPAALTEILEEVSIPVMGKSRIGHTKEAEILEATGADMVDESEVLTPADDDYHIDKREFTAPFVCGARNLEEALRRIDEGAAMIRTKGEAGTGDVNQAVTHQRAIKGAIRKLDGMAYEERERWAREHGAPRDLVHETAEMGRLPVVNFAAGGIATPADAALMMHHGCDGIFVGSGIFGAEDPEAMGTAIVEAVNNWDDPERLAEIATNVGKGMKGQSNTDMPEEEKLQGRGV from the coding sequence ATGGCCGATCTCGAAGAGCTACGACGGGGAACGGAACTAGTGAAACGCGGCTTCGCTCGCATGCAGAAAGGCGGCGTCATCATGGACGTCGTCAACGCGAAGCAGGCTCGGATCGCCGAGGACTGCGGTGCGGTCGCGGTGATGAGTCTGGAGGCCGTGCCGGCGGACATCCGCAAGCGCGGCGGCGTCGCGCGGATGGCCGATCCTGCGGCCCTGACCGAGATCCTAGAGGAAGTGTCGATCCCGGTGATGGGGAAATCGCGCATCGGCCACACCAAGGAGGCCGAGATCCTCGAAGCGACGGGCGCGGACATGGTCGACGAGAGCGAGGTGCTGACGCCCGCCGACGACGACTACCACATCGACAAGCGGGAGTTCACCGCCCCGTTCGTCTGTGGGGCACGGAACCTAGAGGAGGCGCTTCGTCGCATCGACGAGGGTGCGGCGATGATCCGCACCAAAGGCGAGGCGGGCACGGGCGACGTGAACCAGGCAGTCACCCACCAACGCGCCATCAAGGGCGCGATCCGAAAACTGGACGGCATGGCCTACGAGGAGCGCGAGCGATGGGCGCGCGAACACGGCGCGCCTCGCGATCTGGTCCACGAGACGGCCGAGATGGGCCGTCTCCCGGTCGTCAACTTCGCCGCCGGCGGCATCGCGACGCCCGCCGACGCGGCACTCATGATGCACCACGGCTGTGACGGTATCTTCGTCGGCTCCGGTATCTTCGGCGCCGAGGACCCCGAGGCGATGGGCACGGCCATCGTCGAGGCGGTCAACAACTGGGACGACCCCGAGCGACTGGCCGAGATCGCGACGAACGTCGGCAAGGGGATGAAAGGGCAGTCGAACACCGACATGCCCGAAGAGGAGAAGTTGCAGGGTCGGGGCGTCTGA
- a CDS encoding GNAT family N-acetyltransferase, translating into MIRPATPDEERTLALLQSQLREPSPGLLDAWASDAVPSPAEVLVSTTEADRPVGYLLAVPGDGTAYVAELVVAPDHRREGRATALLSAYAESVEGGVTVTVAAKNAAARALYRGCGFERVWRLPDFFDAGDAILYRRG; encoded by the coding sequence GTGATTCGTCCCGCGACGCCCGACGAGGAGCGGACGCTCGCTCTCCTCCAGTCACAGCTTCGGGAGCCGAGTCCGGGACTGTTGGACGCGTGGGCGAGCGACGCCGTCCCCTCGCCCGCGGAGGTACTGGTGTCGACGACCGAGGCCGATCGACCGGTCGGCTACCTGCTCGCCGTCCCCGGCGACGGGACGGCCTACGTCGCCGAACTGGTCGTCGCACCCGACCACCGACGGGAGGGGCGCGCGACGGCGCTGCTGTCGGCGTACGCCGAGAGCGTCGAGGGGGGCGTCACGGTCACCGTCGCAGCGAAGAACGCGGCGGCACGGGCGCTGTACCGGGGCTGTGGGTTCGAGCGCGTGTGGCGGCTCCCGGATTTTTTCGACGCCGGGGACGCGATACTGTACCGACGGGGTTAG
- a CDS encoding DUF1405 domain-containing protein, which produces MGSGSGSESPADAATAIDRVRALVDGDGHPPADPLPRWLAPLPRVVENLGLSLAWVVVGINLVGTAFGFWYYRFQFAAEPLAIWPLVPDSPVATAFIALSLALWKLGRSNEVVNALAFFGCWKLGLWTPFVLVAFADGFLATTPFPMYAFLLGSHLMMVVEAFLIHRYSDFPVRAVAVAVAWYGLNDAVDYFVPVVGTSHHTLLPGQRIVDGTITHLSPVHDVAAAGAVVLTLTATFLTLATRVKKLESRR; this is translated from the coding sequence ATGGGATCCGGGTCCGGCTCCGAGTCACCGGCCGACGCCGCGACGGCGATCGACCGCGTCCGCGCCCTCGTCGATGGCGACGGACATCCTCCCGCCGACCCACTCCCTCGATGGCTCGCACCCCTCCCCCGTGTCGTCGAGAACCTCGGCCTCTCGCTCGCGTGGGTCGTCGTTGGGATCAACCTGGTCGGCACCGCCTTCGGCTTCTGGTACTACCGCTTCCAGTTCGCGGCCGAACCGCTCGCGATCTGGCCGCTCGTCCCCGACAGCCCCGTCGCGACGGCTTTTATCGCGCTCTCGCTCGCCCTCTGGAAACTCGGTCGATCCAACGAGGTGGTGAACGCGCTCGCCTTCTTCGGCTGTTGGAAACTCGGTCTCTGGACGCCGTTCGTCCTCGTCGCCTTCGCCGACGGCTTCCTCGCGACCACGCCGTTTCCCATGTACGCCTTCCTCCTCGGGAGCCACCTCATGATGGTCGTCGAGGCCTTTCTCATCCACCGGTACAGCGACTTTCCCGTCCGTGCAGTCGCCGTCGCCGTCGCGTGGTACGGCCTGAACGACGCCGTCGACTACTTCGTCCCGGTCGTCGGGACGTCCCACCACACCCTCCTCCCCGGACAGCGGATCGTCGACGGGACGATCACTCACCTCTCGCCGGTCCACGACGTCGCCGCCGCGGGGGCGGTCGTCCTGACGCTCACGGCGACGTTCCTGACACTCGCGACGCGGGTGAAGAAACTGGAATCCCGTCGGTGA
- a CDS encoding mechanosensitive ion channel family protein, which translates to MATVEPATTTSPPPVGPAGLADYGTLVVRGAWFFAGFLGVVLVGWFVVEPLVSRYVARRNRNNPTIEEAVSRYVRLGSLVVAFFVAAGVAGYGDLVGDSALVIAAATLAVGVAGQTVIGSIVSGLVLVADPEFNVGDYIKWGDTEGTVQSITLRVTRVLTPNGELVTVPNTTLTSGAVTRPFGRGRHRVVERVGLAYEADVADALDHLTDAASAVEGIESAPTPKAYVDDLGSDAVVVRVYYWIEDPRRRGIFEIRSRYARTVKERLDAAGIEISPASKRELRGRIEVSDDTSDGT; encoded by the coding sequence ATGGCAACGGTCGAACCCGCGACGACCACGTCGCCGCCGCCCGTCGGACCGGCGGGGCTCGCCGACTACGGGACACTCGTCGTCCGCGGTGCGTGGTTTTTCGCCGGCTTCCTCGGCGTCGTCCTCGTCGGCTGGTTCGTCGTCGAACCACTCGTCTCGCGCTACGTCGCCCGCCGCAACCGAAACAATCCGACGATCGAGGAGGCGGTGTCGCGGTACGTCCGCCTGGGATCCCTCGTCGTCGCCTTCTTCGTCGCCGCCGGAGTCGCCGGCTACGGCGACCTGGTCGGCGACTCGGCGCTCGTCATCGCCGCGGCGACGCTCGCCGTCGGGGTGGCGGGCCAGACGGTCATCGGCTCCATCGTCAGCGGCCTCGTCCTGGTCGCGGATCCCGAATTCAACGTTGGCGACTACATCAAGTGGGGCGACACCGAAGGGACGGTCCAGTCCATCACACTCCGCGTGACGCGCGTGCTGACACCGAACGGGGAACTCGTCACCGTCCCGAACACGACCCTGACCAGTGGTGCGGTCACCCGTCCGTTCGGGCGGGGCCGACACCGCGTCGTCGAACGCGTCGGACTGGCCTACGAGGCCGACGTCGCCGACGCGCTCGACCACCTCACCGATGCGGCGTCGGCAGTCGAGGGGATCGAGTCGGCACCGACGCCGAAGGCGTACGTCGACGACCTCGGCTCGGACGCGGTCGTCGTTCGCGTCTACTACTGGATCGAGGACCCACGGCGGCGGGGGATATTCGAAATCCGATCTCGGTACGCACGGACGGTCAAGGAACGGCTGGACGCGGCGGGAATCGAGATCAGTCCGGCGTCGAAGCGCGAACTTCGCGGGCGGATCGAGGTGTCGGATGACACCTCGGACGGTACCTGA
- the uppS gene encoding polyprenyl diphosphate synthase, giving the protein MDSRLRRWIDRAYERLLRRDIDGSPDHVAIIQDGNRRYARERGDGTAAGHRKGARTTEQVLRWCRELGIEELTLYAFSTENFERPPDEREHLFDLIEAKLRKFADATEIHENEVCIRALGDVDRLPDRVRDAVAYAEERTESYDRFRLNVALAYGGRAELLEAARDTLEAVEAGRLDPAGVDTAEIERRLYARPVRDVDLIVRTGGDERTSNFLPWHANGNEAAVFFCAPYWPEFSKVDFLRAIRTYESREASWRHTRTERAVALVRAVAGSSLVETREVVGRLREQLPRASAEELSAELDIQDGRVD; this is encoded by the coding sequence ATGGACTCGCGGCTCCGTCGATGGATCGACCGCGCCTACGAGCGCCTGCTCCGGCGCGATATCGACGGCAGTCCCGACCACGTCGCGATCATCCAGGACGGCAACCGGCGGTACGCCCGCGAGCGTGGCGACGGAACCGCTGCTGGCCACCGGAAGGGAGCCCGAACCACGGAGCAGGTGTTGCGCTGGTGTCGGGAGCTCGGCATCGAGGAGCTCACCCTCTACGCGTTCTCGACGGAGAACTTCGAGCGCCCGCCCGACGAGCGCGAACACCTGTTCGACCTCATCGAGGCGAAACTCCGGAAGTTCGCCGACGCGACGGAGATACACGAGAACGAGGTGTGCATCCGTGCGCTGGGTGACGTCGACCGCCTGCCCGACCGGGTTCGGGACGCCGTCGCCTACGCCGAGGAACGGACCGAGTCCTACGACCGCTTCCGGCTGAACGTCGCGCTGGCGTACGGCGGGCGGGCGGAACTCCTGGAAGCGGCCCGCGACACGCTGGAGGCGGTCGAGGCGGGCCGTCTCGACCCCGCGGGCGTCGACACGGCAGAAATCGAGCGCCGCCTCTACGCCCGGCCGGTCCGGGACGTGGACCTGATCGTCCGCACGGGCGGCGACGAGCGGACGAGCAACTTCCTGCCGTGGCACGCCAACGGCAACGAGGCGGCCGTCTTCTTCTGTGCACCCTACTGGCCGGAGTTCTCGAAGGTCGACTTCCTCCGGGCGATCCGCACCTACGAGTCCCGCGAGGCGTCGTGGCGACACACGCGAACCGAGCGGGCGGTCGCGCTGGTCAGGGCAGTCGCGGGGTCGTCGCTGGTCGAGACGCGGGAGGTCGTCGGCCGCCTGCGCGAGCAGTTGCCCCGGGCGAGCGCCGAGGAACTGTCGGCCGAACTCGACATCCAGGACGGGCGGGTGGACTGA
- a CDS encoding DUF4382 domain-containing protein, translating into MSESDRDVRTGSRRDYLRTTGGLAAAGVAGLAGCTGGTTTGTLATQVTDQPGDIGDFESCVVTVAGIWVKSGSGDDEETADSEGTTVDESDAREYHEFDEPREADLVQLQDGNTSLLGEHELETGTYAFVQLDVTGVDATIADGGDATVDTPGEAPLQFKQAFDIREDTRTVFTADFTPVRRGRSGSYLLQPVARGTSVEYESVEGTETEA; encoded by the coding sequence ATGAGTGAATCCGACCGAGACGTGCGGACTGGATCGCGACGCGACTACCTGCGGACGACCGGGGGCCTCGCCGCCGCCGGGGTCGCCGGACTGGCCGGCTGTACGGGCGGCACTACGACCGGGACGCTCGCGACGCAGGTGACCGACCAGCCGGGTGACATCGGCGACTTCGAGTCCTGTGTCGTGACCGTCGCCGGGATCTGGGTGAAATCCGGAAGCGGGGACGACGAGGAAACCGCCGACAGCGAGGGGACGACGGTCGACGAGAGCGACGCCCGCGAGTACCACGAGTTCGACGAGCCACGGGAGGCCGATCTGGTCCAGTTGCAGGACGGCAACACGTCGCTGCTCGGCGAACACGAACTGGAGACGGGGACTTACGCGTTCGTCCAACTCGACGTGACGGGCGTCGACGCGACGATCGCCGACGGCGGGGACGCGACCGTCGACACGCCCGGCGAGGCACCGCTCCAGTTCAAGCAGGCCTTCGACATCCGCGAGGACACCCGAACCGTGTTCACGGCCGACTTCACGCCCGTCCGTCGGGGGCGGAGCGGGTCGTACCTCCTCCAGCCGGTGGCGCGGGGGACGAGCGTCGAGTACGAGTCGGTCGAGGGGACCGAGACCGAAGCCTGA
- the dnaG gene encoding DNA primase DnaG, whose translation MDDTAKYLIHASTAADGVVERSDVVGAVFGQTEGLLGDDLDLRDLQQSSKVGRIDVQIDSENGQSFGRITIATNLDKVETAILAASLETIDRVGPCQASVEVTDIEDVREAKRRKVIDRAKELLAGSFDESVMDSSKILEEVRESVRIDDITDYHGLPAGPRVTDSDAIIVVEGRSDVLTLLEYGIKNAVGVEGTNVPDAVADLTEERTVTAFLDGDRGGELILRELAQIGDVDYVVFAPEGRSVEDLEHHEVMSALRDKTAYADFEADDDLSVRGKTSAAVDADGSPRAAESTPATAVPVGDAPPEPDRISNADADPESGASQTTNDPAVDERSGGEDADDDDTDADDDADGDADGDDDDPSTLREHVRAAIEGETGTARLLDADFRLLETVPADETFDAVSDAESTPYAVVLDGTVTQRLLDVAAQRGVEQVVARSADEMVKTPVDVRVRTIDQLVAVD comes from the coding sequence ATGGACGACACAGCCAAATACCTCATTCACGCATCCACCGCGGCCGACGGCGTCGTCGAGCGGAGCGACGTCGTCGGTGCCGTCTTCGGGCAGACCGAGGGTCTGCTCGGCGACGACCTCGACCTTCGGGACCTCCAACAGTCCTCGAAGGTCGGGCGGATAGACGTACAGATAGACAGCGAGAACGGACAGTCGTTCGGACGCATCACCATCGCGACCAACCTCGACAAGGTCGAGACGGCCATCCTCGCGGCGTCGCTCGAAACGATCGACCGCGTCGGTCCGTGTCAGGCCTCCGTCGAGGTGACCGACATCGAGGACGTCCGCGAGGCCAAGCGTCGGAAGGTCATCGACCGTGCCAAGGAACTGCTCGCGGGGTCGTTCGACGAGAGCGTCATGGACTCCTCCAAAATTCTGGAGGAGGTCCGCGAGAGCGTCCGCATCGACGACATCACCGACTACCACGGCCTACCGGCGGGCCCGCGGGTAACCGACTCCGACGCCATCATTGTCGTCGAGGGCCGGTCGGACGTGCTGACGTTGCTCGAGTACGGCATCAAGAACGCGGTCGGCGTCGAAGGGACGAACGTCCCCGACGCGGTGGCCGACCTCACCGAGGAGCGGACGGTCACGGCCTTCCTCGACGGCGACCGCGGCGGCGAACTCATCCTCCGGGAACTCGCCCAGATCGGCGACGTCGACTACGTCGTCTTCGCCCCCGAGGGACGGTCGGTCGAGGACCTCGAACACCACGAGGTCATGTCCGCGCTCCGCGACAAGACAGCGTACGCCGATTTCGAGGCCGACGACGACCTCTCGGTCCGCGGCAAGACGTCGGCGGCGGTCGACGCCGACGGCTCTCCCCGCGCCGCCGAGTCGACGCCCGCGACCGCCGTTCCGGTTGGCGACGCGCCCCCCGAACCGGATCGGATCTCCAACGCCGACGCGGACCCGGAGTCGGGGGCGTCCCAGACCACGAACGACCCCGCGGTCGACGAACGATCGGGGGGCGAAGACGCGGACGACGACGATACCGACGCGGACGACGACGCGGACGGCGACGCGGACGGCGACGACGACGATCCCTCGACGCTCCGTGAACACGTCCGTGCGGCCATCGAGGGCGAGACCGGGACTGCACGACTCCTCGACGCCGACTTCCGTCTCCTAGAGACCGTCCCGGCTGACGAGACCTTCGACGCGGTGTCGGACGCCGAGAGCACGCCCTACGCGGTCGTCCTCGACGGGACGGTGACCCAGCGACTGCTCGACGTGGCGGCCCAGCGCGGCGTCGAACAGGTCGTCGCGCGGTCCGCCGACGAGATGGTGAAGACGCCGGTCGACGTTCGCGTGCGGACGATCGACCAACTCGTGGCGGTCGACTAA